A window of Corallococcus macrosporus DSM 14697 contains these coding sequences:
- the cas6 gene encoding type I-MYXAN CRISPR-associated protein Cas6/Cmx6, with the protein MPRGVGCVVLLRWGNPMALIDLLFPVQGGPVPLDHAYLLFAALSRHIPALHERSDLGVFSLRGVSNTRELLYLGRGTLRLRCPVEAVATLLPLVSAPLEVAGRRLSLGAPSLYALEPVPSLAARLVTFKHAMDEPAFIAAASRALEALGVQATLTVGRRRIVRIADKKVVGFALDLHGLSAEHSLRVQERGLGGRRHMGCGLFLPPGRAALAQARGRAA; encoded by the coding sequence ATGCCGAGAGGCGTTGGATGTGTTGTTTTACTTAGGTGGGGAAATCCAATGGCGTTAATTGACCTGCTGTTCCCCGTGCAGGGCGGCCCGGTGCCGCTCGACCACGCATATCTCCTGTTCGCCGCGCTCTCCCGCCACATCCCCGCGCTCCACGAGCGCTCGGACCTGGGCGTGTTCTCGCTTCGCGGCGTGAGCAACACGCGGGAGCTGCTCTACCTGGGACGAGGCACGCTGCGCCTGCGGTGCCCTGTCGAGGCCGTGGCCACGCTGTTGCCGCTGGTGAGCGCGCCGCTGGAGGTCGCGGGGAGGCGTCTGTCCCTGGGGGCCCCATCGCTGTATGCGCTGGAGCCCGTGCCGTCGCTGGCCGCGCGGTTGGTCACCTTCAAGCACGCGATGGACGAGCCTGCATTCATCGCGGCGGCCTCCCGCGCGCTGGAGGCGCTCGGTGTCCAGGCCACGCTGACGGTCGGGCGTCGGCGCATCGTGCGCATCGCGGACAAGAAGGTCGTGGGCTTCGCGCTCGACCTCCATGGCTTGTCGGCCGAGCACTCGCTCCGCGTGCAGGAGCGAGGCTTGGGCGGTCGCCGGCACATGGGCTGTGGCCTCTTCCTCCCGCCCGGCCGCGCGGCGCTCGCCCAGGCCCGAGGGCGGGCCGCGTGA
- a CDS encoding SAVED domain-containing protein, with protein MGEQSASRLEGDRYQHLLSWYELLRLLDAGSPFAHGYVEHPEAGSADDVTLHARPGAGAGSRYMQVKWHVDHRETYSVAGLVAPPRVGRSLLGKLLESWLSLRPQGPVEIWLLSNWASAEDLGRYLHGRDHCFTEAFFAQPARGALKRHWAEWQQRLGVPAETLRAFCKDLRLRLGVGGIADVEEQVDDRMGRLGLRMGRQPRAIAVDGLREWIEVGGGRKHVTAESLREALREWGLVASREDAPEVSLWIHGWARRVWERPPTEELDWTPHFDRDTRKVPSEAAWRDVLLPSLLAAKQRLSRRPDGALIDLRGKLPLSTVLAVGFHLPEVGGYRFRVEQPTRGETFLWRSDTKPSERRLRVTGHEGKADATGLLVVFQLTGDARADMERFMAERPGHFRAVLYLEPEDGPHDGAVGSDADAVAFAVQAREQLRRARNELRTGVTHLILYAPAACCLFLGQRLNAVGPVVAYERTGAGGYAPALTLETG; from the coding sequence ATGGGAGAGCAGAGCGCGTCTCGCCTGGAGGGCGACCGCTATCAGCACCTGCTGAGCTGGTACGAGTTGCTCCGGCTGCTCGATGCGGGCAGCCCCTTCGCTCACGGCTACGTCGAGCACCCGGAGGCGGGCTCGGCGGATGACGTGACGCTGCACGCCCGGCCCGGGGCGGGGGCGGGCAGTCGCTATATGCAGGTGAAGTGGCACGTCGACCACCGGGAGACCTACTCGGTGGCGGGGCTGGTGGCGCCGCCTCGGGTGGGGCGCTCCTTGCTGGGCAAGCTGCTGGAGAGCTGGTTGTCGCTGCGGCCGCAGGGGCCCGTCGAAATCTGGCTGTTGAGCAACTGGGCGTCGGCGGAGGACCTGGGCCGCTATCTGCATGGGAGAGACCACTGCTTCACCGAGGCGTTCTTCGCGCAGCCAGCGCGAGGCGCCCTGAAGCGGCACTGGGCGGAGTGGCAGCAGCGGCTGGGCGTCCCGGCCGAGACGCTGCGGGCGTTCTGCAAGGACCTGCGCTTGCGGCTCGGCGTGGGGGGCATCGCGGATGTGGAGGAGCAGGTGGACGACCGGATGGGGCGGCTGGGCCTGCGCATGGGACGGCAGCCGCGCGCCATCGCGGTGGATGGGCTCCGGGAGTGGATTGAGGTCGGCGGCGGCAGGAAGCACGTCACGGCGGAGTCGCTGCGGGAGGCCCTGCGCGAGTGGGGGCTGGTGGCCTCCCGCGAGGACGCGCCCGAGGTGAGCCTGTGGATTCACGGGTGGGCGCGGCGGGTGTGGGAGCGGCCGCCCACCGAGGAGCTGGACTGGACGCCTCACTTCGACCGCGACACTCGGAAGGTCCCGTCGGAGGCGGCATGGCGGGACGTGCTGCTGCCTTCGTTGCTGGCCGCGAAGCAGCGGCTGTCACGGCGGCCAGACGGCGCGTTGATTGACCTGCGCGGCAAGCTGCCGCTGAGCACGGTGCTGGCGGTGGGCTTCCACCTCCCGGAGGTGGGCGGCTACCGCTTCCGCGTCGAGCAGCCCACGCGGGGAGAGACCTTCCTGTGGCGCTCGGACACGAAGCCGTCCGAGCGCCGGCTGCGAGTCACCGGTCATGAGGGCAAAGCGGACGCCACGGGGCTGCTGGTGGTGTTCCAGTTGACGGGGGACGCGCGCGCGGACATGGAGCGCTTCATGGCCGAGCGGCCAGGGCACTTCCGCGCCGTGCTCTACCTGGAGCCGGAGGACGGGCCCCATGACGGCGCCGTCGGCTCGGATGCGGACGCGGTGGCGTTCGCGGTGCAAGCGCGTGAACAGCTCCGGCGCGCACGCAACGAGCTGCGCACCGGCGTCACCCACCTCATCCTCTATGCCCCCGCGGCGTGCTGCCTGTTCCTGGGGCAGCGGCTCAACGCCGTGGGCCCCGTGGTTGCCTACGAGCGCACCGGGGCTGGTGGCTATGCGCCCGCGCTCACGTTGGAGACGGGGTGA
- a CDS encoding DUF2381 family protein — protein sequence MFPPGSLVMAAVVLLLGTAAVAQTPNTKRWRRIERALVLSAGAGEPVQRLRLAPGVVTTVLLDSGAVLEGELPEALRGLFSRLDVTGTHLLLQPTVVMPAQGVPPLVLRFTDAAAPQRLVLELTTEANVVDSVVDVRRHPATVAQLEAELVALRERNALLEARLATARRQAPHPGLAGAILSGAIGITGVLETWLDAPASEAELKVRQLNSYRSGSWVAVAVKLENPPGDVPWQPGIARLTSLDSNGQPTDEPMELPLLLKEPRLLPGQSAVAVVQWPVPSRPPAAYALELWDTGRRRGARWARLKP from the coding sequence GTGTTCCCCCCTGGCTCGTTGGTGATGGCGGCGGTGGTGCTCCTGCTGGGCACGGCGGCGGTGGCCCAGACACCGAACACGAAGCGCTGGCGGCGCATCGAGCGGGCCCTGGTCCTGAGCGCGGGCGCGGGTGAGCCCGTCCAGCGGCTCCGGCTGGCGCCCGGCGTGGTGACCACGGTGCTGCTCGACTCGGGCGCCGTGCTGGAAGGTGAGCTGCCCGAGGCCCTGCGCGGGCTGTTCTCCCGGCTGGACGTCACGGGGACGCATCTGCTGCTTCAGCCCACCGTCGTCATGCCCGCGCAGGGCGTCCCGCCGCTGGTGCTGCGCTTCACGGACGCGGCCGCGCCACAACGGCTGGTCCTGGAGCTGACCACCGAGGCCAACGTGGTGGACTCGGTCGTCGACGTCCGGCGCCACCCCGCCACCGTGGCGCAACTGGAGGCCGAGCTGGTGGCGCTGCGTGAGCGCAACGCATTGCTGGAGGCCCGGCTGGCCACGGCTCGCCGGCAGGCGCCACACCCGGGCCTCGCGGGCGCCATCCTCTCCGGCGCCATCGGCATCACGGGGGTTCTCGAAACATGGCTGGATGCCCCAGCCAGCGAAGCGGAACTCAAGGTCCGCCAGCTTAATAGCTATCGCTCCGGGTCGTGGGTGGCGGTCGCGGTGAAGCTGGAAAACCCACCAGGCGATGTGCCCTGGCAACCGGGCATCGCGCGGCTGACCTCGCTGGACTCGAACGGGCAGCCAACAGACGAGCCGATGGAGCTGCCCCTGTTGCTGAAAGAACCGCGTCTGTTGCCTGGCCAGAGCGCGGTCGCCGTCGTGCAGTGGCCCGTCCCTTCGCGCCCGCCAGCCGCCTACGCGCTGGAGCTTTGGGACACTGGCCGGCGCCGCGGTGCGCGATGGGCGCGACTGAAACCGTAG
- a CDS encoding serine/threonine protein kinase, with protein MRLESNASSPGPLVLSPQALPVGTRVERWRVERRIGGGGNGTVYEVRSRPEGRSYALKLAHAPDDPRFQREARTLRLLRHPGVVRLQATGTWRAGATAYPYLVMEHVRGRTLYDWSRARNPTARHVASLLAQAAWALDAAHRRQVLHRDFKGENLRVEEHGRLVVLDWGAGWHPRAAPITSAARLPPGTGPYRSPQAILWSMRAPRQTACSEHYPYTVEDELYSVGVTFYRLVVEQYPPLVLDKAHAPAISATVRALNPRVPEPLARWIERLLAFAPEARPRGAGYLAREVQHAQAHGGPDWDVPLFGWYEGPSTATRTTQEEDPWGPVAPGEEAALLQARALREARVQHHRLSRWLRRRIRSEVQTQPRTEPASPPEPRPKGRWMRAAGGLTLVACMAWGLMLAGPPHTAPAPSQPVQQLARPRGPTDTGAPATALPFSTAAPPWPGNAMPTTEPHARCIPRLHRYILAAFTAAHLNACSGPQVRPEPARCPSEALEAMSQLGLDLRSHGPIQFDIQQPDDSYQTNYSIVVSDGPITSRLDEPMGRLPANTLFYGRIWTGGEKIQGRYTLARTPDGSEYPVCFILGNETGMSKYRGSRPGHTRAHPWSNAQVVHHFP; from the coding sequence ATGCGACTGGAGTCGAACGCATCTTCCCCAGGCCCCCTCGTGCTGTCCCCACAGGCCTTGCCTGTTGGCACCCGCGTGGAGCGCTGGCGCGTGGAGCGCCGCATCGGAGGCGGTGGCAACGGCACGGTGTATGAAGTGCGCTCGCGCCCCGAAGGCCGCAGCTACGCGCTCAAGCTGGCCCATGCCCCCGACGACCCCCGCTTCCAGCGCGAGGCACGGACGCTTCGCCTGCTCCGCCACCCTGGCGTGGTGCGGCTGCAAGCAACGGGGACCTGGCGCGCCGGGGCCACCGCCTATCCCTACCTCGTGATGGAGCATGTGCGCGGCCGCACGCTGTACGACTGGTCTCGGGCGCGAAATCCGACGGCGCGGCACGTCGCCAGTCTGCTGGCGCAGGCCGCGTGGGCCTTGGACGCCGCGCATCGCAGACAGGTGCTTCACCGCGACTTCAAGGGGGAGAACCTCCGCGTCGAGGAACACGGAAGGCTGGTTGTGCTGGACTGGGGCGCGGGCTGGCATCCCCGCGCCGCCCCCATCACCTCCGCCGCGCGACTGCCGCCCGGGACCGGGCCCTATCGCAGTCCCCAGGCCATCCTCTGGAGCATGAGGGCTCCCCGGCAGACCGCCTGCTCCGAGCACTACCCCTACACGGTGGAGGACGAGCTGTACTCGGTGGGCGTCACCTTCTACCGCTTGGTGGTTGAGCAATATCCGCCGCTCGTCCTGGACAAGGCTCACGCCCCAGCGATCTCCGCCACCGTGAGAGCCCTCAACCCGCGTGTGCCCGAGCCGCTCGCGCGCTGGATTGAGAGACTGCTCGCGTTCGCCCCCGAGGCCCGGCCGCGCGGCGCGGGGTACCTCGCTCGGGAAGTCCAACACGCCCAGGCCCACGGCGGACCGGATTGGGACGTCCCGCTGTTCGGCTGGTACGAGGGGCCCTCCACGGCGACCCGCACGACACAGGAAGAGGACCCCTGGGGCCCCGTGGCGCCGGGAGAGGAAGCAGCCCTCCTCCAGGCGCGGGCCCTGCGCGAGGCCCGGGTTCAGCACCATCGCCTGAGCCGCTGGCTGCGGCGCCGGATACGCTCGGAGGTCCAGACGCAACCGCGCACGGAACCAGCGAGCCCTCCAGAGCCGCGGCCCAAGGGCCGGTGGATGCGAGCCGCCGGAGGCCTGACGTTGGTTGCGTGCATGGCCTGGGGACTGATGCTCGCGGGCCCGCCTCACACCGCTCCCGCGCCGTCCCAGCCTGTTCAGCAACTGGCGCGGCCCCGAGGACCAACCGACACTGGCGCACCCGCCACGGCCCTTCCGTTTTCCACCGCCGCGCCGCCATGGCCGGGAAATGCCATGCCCACGACCGAGCCACACGCGCGCTGTATCCCCCGACTCCACCGCTACATTCTGGCTGCATTCACAGCAGCCCATCTCAATGCCTGCTCAGGACCCCAGGTCCGGCCCGAGCCCGCGCGTTGCCCTTCCGAAGCCCTGGAGGCCATGAGCCAGCTCGGGCTCGATCTGAGATCCCACGGGCCCATCCAGTTCGACATCCAGCAGCCAGACGACTCGTACCAGACGAACTACAGCATCGTCGTCAGCGACGGCCCCATCACCAGTCGGCTCGACGAACCCATGGGCCGCCTCCCGGCGAACACACTCTTCTACGGACGCATCTGGACCGGCGGCGAGAAGATCCAGGGCCGCTACACGCTCGCCCGGACGCCAGACGGCAGCGAGTACCCGGTGTGCTTCATCCTGGGCAATGAAACGGGCATGTCCAAGTACCGGGGCTCACGGCCCGGCCATACCCGCGCGCATCCGTGGTCCAACGCCCAGGTGGTGCACCACTTCCCCTGA
- a CDS encoding AI-2E family transporter: MATPDTPPASWLTRGALFSGKLLVIAVAVVALVVLLARLYLIVLPSVVALLLATLLHPPVRWLSARRVPRALATLLALLVLLLVGVAGLFVLVPRIIQQVSAAGSNVQAGLNEAIDWVTWKLPVSRAQLDGLLQQGLVFLKSNAGRITTGVLAGANLAAQAVAGVLLTLTLLFFFVKDAEQIGGWLLARVSPARRETARAVGLRAWGTLSGYLRGVVIVALADAVGIGAGLAIIGVPLVLPLAALTFLGGFFPVVGATLAGGVAVLVALITNGPLDALLVLLVVLGVQQLEGNVLEPVVMGRAVPLHPVVILLAITAGGVLFGVAGAFLAVPVAAVLSAVGNELRLRNEARVLETPPSIEPP; the protein is encoded by the coding sequence ATGGCCACCCCGGACACCCCTCCTGCTTCCTGGCTCACGCGCGGCGCGCTGTTCAGCGGCAAGCTGCTGGTGATTGCTGTCGCCGTGGTGGCGCTCGTGGTGCTCCTGGCGCGGCTCTACCTCATCGTCTTGCCCTCGGTGGTGGCGCTGCTGCTGGCGACCCTGCTGCATCCTCCGGTGCGGTGGCTGTCGGCCCGCCGGGTGCCCCGGGCGCTCGCGACGCTGCTGGCGCTGCTGGTGCTGCTCCTGGTGGGGGTCGCGGGGCTGTTCGTGCTCGTGCCGCGCATCATCCAGCAGGTGAGCGCCGCGGGCTCGAACGTGCAGGCGGGCTTGAATGAGGCCATCGACTGGGTCACCTGGAAGCTGCCTGTGTCCCGGGCGCAGCTCGACGGCTTGTTGCAACAGGGGCTCGTCTTCCTGAAGTCGAACGCGGGCCGCATCACCACCGGCGTCCTGGCGGGCGCCAACCTGGCGGCGCAGGCGGTGGCGGGCGTGCTGCTGACGCTGACGCTGCTGTTCTTCTTCGTGAAGGACGCGGAGCAGATTGGAGGCTGGCTGCTGGCCCGGGTGTCTCCGGCACGCCGTGAGACCGCGCGCGCCGTGGGCCTGCGCGCCTGGGGGACGCTCAGCGGCTACCTGCGCGGCGTCGTCATCGTGGCGCTGGCGGACGCGGTGGGCATCGGCGCTGGCTTGGCCATCATCGGCGTGCCGCTCGTGCTGCCGCTGGCGGCGCTCACCTTCCTGGGCGGGTTCTTCCCCGTCGTCGGCGCCACGCTGGCGGGCGGCGTCGCGGTGCTGGTGGCCCTCATCACCAACGGGCCGCTCGACGCGCTCCTGGTCCTGCTCGTGGTGCTGGGCGTGCAGCAACTGGAGGGCAACGTCCTGGAGCCCGTGGTGATGGGGCGCGCGGTGCCGCTGCACCCGGTGGTCATCTTGCTGGCCATCACCGCCGGGGGCGTGCTCTTCGGCGTGGCGGGCGCCTTCCTCGCCGTGCCCGTCGCGGCGGTCCTCTCCGCCGTGGGCAACGAGCTGCGCCTGCGCAACGAGGCGCGTGTCCTGGAGACGCCGCCATCGATTGAGCCGCCGTGA
- a CDS encoding MarR family winged helix-turn-helix transcriptional regulator: protein MAKIDPARIWSLNHRLLMAVISSVAADLAALGLETKELFVLAEVDEHPYPAELASVLCIPKPSVTLYVKRLEAAGFLRREIDTEDLRRHRLHLTPAGRKAMQQGTALLSGAFGERLGRLSATQQAELRGLLEKMT from the coding sequence ATGGCGAAAATCGACCCGGCGAGAATCTGGTCGCTCAACCACCGGCTGCTGATGGCGGTGATTTCCAGCGTGGCCGCGGACCTCGCCGCGCTGGGGCTGGAGACGAAGGAACTCTTCGTGCTCGCGGAGGTGGATGAACACCCCTACCCAGCCGAGCTGGCGTCCGTCCTGTGCATCCCCAAGCCCTCGGTGACGCTGTACGTGAAGCGGCTCGAGGCGGCGGGCTTCCTGCGCCGTGAAATCGACACCGAGGATTTGCGGCGGCACCGCCTGCACCTCACGCCCGCGGGGCGCAAGGCGATGCAGCAGGGCACCGCGTTGCTCTCAGGCGCCTTCGGCGAGCGGCTCGGGCGCCTGAGCGCCACGCAGCAGGCGGAGCTGCGGGGGCTGCTGGAGAAGATGACCTGA
- a CDS encoding aldo/keto reductase, with the protein MPLNHYVTLGRSGLRVSPLCLGAMTFGEDLGWGSSVEESQQIIDRYLELGGNFIDTANFYTKSHSEKILGDHVGRHPARRDRLVIATKFSGNLYPGDPNGGGSGRKSIINAAEHSLRRLQTDYIDLYWLHNWDIHTPIEETMAALEDLVRAGKVRYIGVSDTPAWKIAQANVLAHFRGWSSFIGLQIEYSLLERSVEQELVPMALEFGLGITPWSPLKSGALSGKYTRANAGQLKGDRSAFLDHVLNEKTYALVDELGTIAREHGSTVARVALAWVQAQPGVSSTIIGARRLSQLEDNVGALEVKLTAEQLARLDALTKPAFGFPQSMQPMFPSIHNGGTTVNGVFAEPSGFGVQRGDTVY; encoded by the coding sequence ATGCCTCTGAACCACTACGTGACGCTCGGCCGGTCCGGCCTGCGCGTGAGCCCGCTGTGCCTCGGTGCCATGACCTTTGGTGAAGACCTCGGCTGGGGGTCCAGCGTCGAGGAATCCCAGCAAATCATCGACCGGTACCTCGAGCTCGGCGGCAACTTCATCGACACCGCGAACTTCTACACGAAGAGCCACTCCGAGAAGATTCTCGGCGACCACGTGGGCCGCCACCCGGCCCGTCGCGACCGGCTGGTGATTGCGACGAAGTTCAGCGGCAATCTGTACCCGGGGGACCCGAACGGCGGCGGCTCCGGCCGCAAGTCCATCATCAACGCGGCCGAGCACTCGCTCCGCCGCCTGCAGACCGACTACATCGACCTGTACTGGCTGCATAACTGGGACATCCACACGCCCATCGAGGAGACGATGGCCGCGCTGGAGGACCTGGTCCGGGCGGGAAAGGTCCGCTACATCGGCGTCTCGGACACGCCTGCCTGGAAGATTGCCCAGGCCAACGTGCTGGCGCACTTCCGGGGCTGGTCGTCCTTCATTGGACTGCAGATTGAGTACTCCCTGCTGGAGCGCAGCGTGGAGCAGGAGCTCGTGCCCATGGCGCTCGAGTTCGGGCTGGGCATCACCCCGTGGTCTCCGCTGAAGAGCGGCGCGCTCAGCGGCAAGTACACCCGCGCGAACGCCGGGCAACTGAAGGGTGACCGGAGCGCCTTCCTGGACCATGTCCTGAACGAGAAGACCTACGCCCTGGTCGACGAGCTGGGCACCATCGCCCGCGAGCACGGGAGCACCGTGGCGCGCGTGGCGCTGGCCTGGGTGCAGGCGCAGCCGGGCGTGAGCTCGACCATCATCGGCGCACGGCGGCTGTCGCAGTTGGAGGACAACGTGGGGGCGCTCGAGGTGAAGCTGACCGCCGAGCAGCTCGCCCGGCTCGACGCGCTGACGAAGCCGGCCTTCGGGTTCCCCCAGAGCATGCAGCCCATGTTCCCCAGCATCCACAACGGCGGCACCACGGTGAACGGCGTCTTCGCGGAGCCGTCCGGCTTCGGCGTGCAGCGGGGCGACACGGTGTACTGA
- a CDS encoding SWIM zinc finger family protein, producing MSDRDFWGWPSTPKRPPPAHGIKMKKAGTTWWGQRWLEALERVLGGDSGRLSRGRTYARAGRTHDLVIQRGEVTARVTGSRPKPYAISLTLKRLDDGVWEKAIAGMAGRAQYAAELLAGAMPQAIDEVFLAAGGSLFPRSRGELMTECSCPDWGDPCKHVAATHYVLGEALDHDPFLLFELRGRTKEQVLSALRAARGAGSDGEGATRRGAAKRRRAADAPAIPSVKPGKLTRAGYDAPREPLPALGFTFDVPSASGAVLRQLGAPASWSANVTPGEVLAPPVRAAAERARRIALEEPGAADAPATAPRRRSRAKPPTRRAKRKGADE from the coding sequence ATGAGCGACAGGGACTTCTGGGGCTGGCCGTCCACGCCGAAGCGCCCGCCGCCCGCGCATGGCATCAAGATGAAGAAGGCGGGCACCACGTGGTGGGGCCAGCGGTGGCTGGAGGCGCTGGAGCGCGTCCTCGGAGGGGACTCGGGGCGGCTGTCCCGGGGACGGACGTATGCGCGTGCGGGGCGCACGCATGACCTGGTCATCCAGCGCGGCGAGGTCACCGCGCGGGTGACGGGCTCGCGCCCGAAGCCCTACGCCATCTCGCTGACGCTCAAGCGGCTCGACGACGGCGTGTGGGAGAAGGCCATCGCGGGGATGGCGGGCAGGGCGCAGTACGCCGCGGAGCTGCTCGCGGGGGCGATGCCCCAGGCCATCGACGAGGTCTTCCTCGCGGCGGGGGGCAGCCTCTTCCCACGGAGCCGCGGGGAGCTGATGACCGAGTGCTCATGTCCGGACTGGGGCGACCCATGCAAGCACGTCGCCGCGACGCACTACGTCCTGGGCGAGGCGTTGGACCACGACCCGTTCCTCCTGTTCGAGCTGCGCGGCCGGACGAAGGAGCAGGTGTTGAGCGCGCTGCGGGCCGCGCGTGGGGCGGGCTCGGACGGGGAGGGGGCCACGCGGCGCGGCGCGGCGAAGCGGAGGCGCGCGGCGGACGCCCCCGCGATTCCGAGCGTGAAGCCGGGCAAGCTGACGCGAGCCGGTTACGACGCCCCGCGCGAGCCGCTGCCGGCGCTGGGCTTCACCTTCGACGTCCCCTCCGCCTCCGGCGCGGTGCTGCGGCAGTTGGGGGCGCCCGCGTCCTGGAGCGCGAACGTCACGCCTGGAGAGGTGCTCGCGCCCCCGGTCCGCGCGGCGGCGGAGCGGGCGCGGCGCATCGCGCTCGAGGAGCCGGGAGCTGCGGATGCGCCGGCCACGGCGCCGAGGCGCCGGAGCCGCGCGAAGCCGCCCACGCGGCGCGCGAAGCGGAAGGGCGCGGACGAGTGA